In Sulfuricurvum sp. IAE1, one DNA window encodes the following:
- the aat gene encoding leucyl/phenylalanyl-tRNA--protein transferase: MIPKLPHHLAFPDPRSASEEGIVAFGGDLSPSRLMMAYRMGIFPWYSPGDPILWWSPDPRLILVPAEFKLHRSLRKKLHSFDIRFDTAFSEVIRECARIPRKKQKGSWIVPEMVDAYEELFALGYAHSVEAYRDGELVGGLYGVLVGKVFCGESMFAKVSDASKAALAALIAKTEEWEIDFIDCQVPTQHLKSLGAKEVSREEFLARLALAIGRNHLV, from the coding sequence ATGATCCCCAAACTTCCCCATCACCTTGCTTTCCCCGATCCCCGAAGCGCTTCGGAAGAGGGAATCGTCGCTTTCGGCGGCGATCTCTCCCCGTCGCGGCTCATGATGGCGTATCGGATGGGGATATTTCCATGGTACAGTCCCGGCGACCCGATTTTGTGGTGGTCTCCCGACCCCAGGCTGATTCTGGTTCCGGCCGAATTCAAACTGCACCGTTCATTGCGTAAAAAACTGCACTCCTTCGACATACGTTTCGATACGGCTTTTTCCGAAGTGATTCGCGAATGTGCCCGCATTCCGCGAAAAAAACAAAAAGGGAGCTGGATCGTTCCTGAAATGGTCGATGCATACGAAGAACTTTTTGCACTCGGATATGCCCACAGCGTCGAAGCCTATCGTGACGGAGAACTGGTAGGGGGGCTTTATGGTGTATTAGTGGGAAAGGTGTTTTGCGGCGAATCGATGTTTGCAAAAGTGAGCGATGCGTCCAAAGCGGCACTTGCGGCGTTAATCGCGAAAACCGAAGAGTGGGAGATCGATTTTATCGATTGCCAGGTTCCTACACAGCATCTCAAAAGCCTCGGTGCCAAAGAAGTATCGCGTGAAGAGTTTTTGGCACGGCTGGCATTAGCGATCGGTCGGAATCATTTGGTGTGA